The following proteins are encoded in a genomic region of Ananas comosus cultivar F153 linkage group 25, ASM154086v1, whole genome shotgun sequence:
- the LOC109728905 gene encoding calmodulin-binding receptor-like cytoplasmic kinase 2 has translation MRVPNPPALSDDRRSQSSNRKPTIGHRKPAVAAAAPPTTPERRGAASRSPSAARGTRTPPPPTPTPTPTPTPTPSSGKSWIKSLFRAIRCRSGNPETGAYPATKPSPSERVLRSPLPTPLRDKNGSSRGGGSMGRRSGKGTYSGGSYHGSPRTSSTMKFTLTEIQRATKNFSPALKIGRGMFGTVYRGTLDDGTLVAVKRAEKRLDDTQLGVEFQSEIKTLGRVEHFNLVKFYGCLDCDGERIVVIEHVPNGTLREHLEGFYGSHLDLTARLDIAIDVAHAVTYLHTYTDHPIIHRDIKSSNILLTETLRAKVADFGFARFGTGDTGVTHISTQVRGTAGYLDPEYLKTYQLTEKSDVYSFGVLLVELVSGRRPIETKREHKERITAKWAMKKFMEGNAIETLDPNLSVTPATNLALEKILELSLQCLAPTRQQRPSMRRCAEILWNIRKDYWEMLSSDPISKSSHHGRKSSTTLEKI, from the exons ATGAGGGTTCCCAACCCGCCGGCGCTCTCCGACGATCGGAGGTCGCAATCCAGCAACCGGAAACCTACCATCGGCCACCGAAAACCTGCggtcgccgcggcggcgccaCCGACGACCCCGGAACGGCGCGGCGCCGCCTCGCGGAGCCCCTCCGCCGCGCGCGGGACGAGGACGCCGCcaccgccgacgccgacgccgacgccgacgccgacgccgacgccgagcTCCGGGAAGAGCTGGATCAAGTCCTTATTCCGAGCCATCAGATGTCGCTCCGGCAACCCCGAGACCGGCGCCTACCCGGCGACGAAGCCCTCTCCATCGGAAAGGGTGTTACGGTCTCCGTTGC CAACACCGCTGAGGGATAAGAATGGGAGTTCCCGTGGTGGTGGCAGCATGGGGAGGAGGTCGGGTAAGGGGACATATAGCGGCGGCAGCTATCACGGTTCGCCGAGGACCTCCTCAACTATGAAATTCACCCTGACGGAGATCCAAAGGGCGACTAAGAACTTCTCTCCGGCCTTGAAGATAGGGCGAGGCATGTTTGGCACTGTTTATAGAGGGACACTTGACGACGGCACGCTTGTTGCAGTTAAACGCGCCGAAAAG agACTGGATGATACCCAGCTGGGTGTCGAGTTCCAAAGCGAGATCAAGACTTTGGGGCGTGTAGAGCACTTCAATTTGGTTAAGTTTTATGGGTGTTTAGACTGTGATGGTGAAAGGATTGTTGTTATTGAACATGTACCTAATGGAACTCTAAGAGAACATTTAGAAG GTTTCTATGGAAGCCATCTTGACCTTACTGCGCGGCTAGATATCGCAATTGATGTGGCTCATGCTGTCACATATCTTCACACGTATACAG ACCATCCTATAATTCACAGAGACATCAAATCCTCTAACATCCTTCTTACCGAAACTCTCCGAGCGAAAGTTGCTGATTTTGGATTTGCTCGATTTGGTACTGGTGATACCGGAGTAACACATATTTCGACCCAAGTTAGGGGGACTGCCGGTTACTTGGATCCAGAGTATCTTAAGACTTACCAGCTTACAGAGAAAAGTGATGTATATTCCTTTGGTGTATTACTGGTGGAGTTGGTTTCAGGGAGGCGTCCGATAGAGACTAAGCGGGAACACAAAGAACGTATAACAGCTAAGTGG GCAATGAAGAAGTTCATGGAAGGGAACGCTATCGAAACATTGGATCCAAACCTCTCAGTGACTCCTGCAACCAATCTGGCTTTGGAAAAGATACTGGAACTCTCTCTACAATGCCTTGCTCCGACAAGACAACAGCGGCCGAGCATGAGAAGGTGCGCAGAAATTCTATGGAATATAAGGAAGGATTACTGGGAGATGTTGTCCTCTGACCCCATCTCCAAATCCTCCCATCATGGCAGGAAGTCTTCGACTACCCTGGAAAAGatttaa